The window AGCTTGTCGGGTGCGAGCGCGAGCGCGACGTTCCGGAGGACGGTTCGGTCGTCCAGCGGCTTGAACGACTGGAAGGTGCGCGCCATTCCGCGCTTCACCATCTCGTAGGCGGGTTCGCCGGTCACGTCCTCGCCGTGGTAGTGGACGCTCCCGCTCGTCGGTTCGTACGCGCCGGTGACGCAGTTGAACGTCGTGGACTTCCCCGCGCCGTTCGGGCCGATGAACCCGAGGATTTCTCCCGCCTCCACGACGAAGGAGAGGTCGTCCACGGCGGTGAGGCCGCCGAACTCCTTCCGGAGGTTGTTCAGGACGAGCAGGCCGTCGTCGGGCGCGTACTCAGTCATCCCGACCACCCCGGAAGAACTCGCGGAACCGCTCCAGCGTCTGCTCGACGGGCGTCCGGCCGCCGTCCGCGGCCGCGCCGTCCGCGCCGATGAGGCTGCGGCCCGTGACGATACCCCAGCGGAGCACGCCGCCCGGGAGCGCGAACAGGATGAACAGGGTGACGACTGCGAAGATGACGAGGTCGAGGTCGCCGACGCTCACGCCGAGACCCGGAACGGTCGCGTTCACGTTGCTGAGCTGGCTGCGGAAGACGCTGAGGAACATCCCGCCGAGCGCCGCGCCGACGATGGTTCCCATCCCGCCCAGCACGGACGCGATGATGACCTCGATGCTCACCGTCTGCGCGAGCAACTGACTCGGCGTCGGACTCGCCATCGGCGTGTGCACGAACACCGCGCCCGCGAGACCGCCGACGCTCGCGGACAGCACGAACGCGAACGTCTTGAACTTCGCCGGGTTCAGGCCGGACGCCGCGACGGCGTCCTCGTCCTCTCGGATCGCGGTGAGGATGGATCCGGCGTCCGAGCGCGTCACCGCGAGCAGCACGGCGAGTATCAGGACGAACAGCGCGAACCCGACGTAGAAGTACACGTACGTCTCCTGTGCGAACCCGCTGGTCGCCACGAGCGGGTCGGGGTTGGAGACGCCGAGTTCGCCGCCGAACACGTCGCTGCGCCAGATGAAAACCTGGAGCAGGATGAGCGGCGCGACCAGCGTCACGAGCGACAGATAGGGGCCTTCGAGGCGGAGCGCGGGCACGCCGATGAGGAGGCCCGCGACCGCCGCGAGCACCGTGCCGAGCGCGACCGCGGCGACCGGCGGGACGCCCCAGCCGAGGTTCAACAGCGCGCTCCCGTAGCCGCCGATGGCGAAGAAGAGCGCGTGCCCGAAGCTTATCTGGCCCGTGTAGCCCGACACCGAATCCCAGCTCATCGCGAACATCCCGATGAACATCGCGATCGTGATCGTGCGGATGTGCAGGAGGCCCTGGTCGCCCGCGTACAGGAGCTCCATCCAGAACGGCGTGAGCCCCAGGAGCGCGAGCGCGAGCAGTCCCAGTTGTTGGCGGAGCGGGAGCGACAGCGGATTCAGCTTCGAAGTGAGTGTGTCCGACATCGTCACTCGGTGAATTCACGGCCGAACAGGCCTTCGGGTTTCGCGAGCAGTATCAGTACCAGTACCACCAGTGACGCCAGTCCGCTGAGCGAGGAATCGACGTACGACATCGTGAACGTCTCGAGGAAGCCGATGATGTACGCGCCGATGACGCTCCCGCGGATGGAGCCGATGCCCCCGAGGACGACGATGCTGAACGACAGGACGAGCGGCGCACGTCCCATGCTCCAGGACGCGGTCTGAATCGACCCGAGGAAGAGGCCGGCGAGGCCGGCGAACGCGCCCGCGAGCACCCACGTGTAGAGGTACATGCGGTCGCTTTCGATACCGACGAGGGACGCCCCCTTCGTCGACATGCTCGTCGCGAGGATGGCCTTCCCGGTCTTC is drawn from Salarchaeum sp. JOR-1 and contains these coding sequences:
- a CDS encoding branched-chain amino acid ABC transporter permease: MSDTLTSKLNPLSLPLRQQLGLLALALLGLTPFWMELLYAGDQGLLHIRTITIAMFIGMFAMSWDSVSGYTGQISFGHALFFAIGGYGSALLNLGWGVPPVAAVALGTVLAAVAGLLIGVPALRLEGPYLSLVTLVAPLILLQVFIWRSDVFGGELGVSNPDPLVATSGFAQETYVYFYVGFALFVLILAVLLAVTRSDAGSILTAIREDEDAVAASGLNPAKFKTFAFVLSASVGGLAGAVFVHTPMASPTPSQLLAQTVSIEVIIASVLGGMGTIVGAALGGMFLSVFRSQLSNVNATVPGLGVSVGDLDLVIFAVVTLFILFALPGGVLRWGIVTGRSLIGADGAAADGGRTPVEQTLERFREFFRGGRDD